The Halogranum gelatinilyticum genome contains a region encoding:
- a CDS encoding phosphoribosyltransferase family protein, with product MNRAEKAALQLQAVAVLRMLKETRTYDELSEVTGLPAGDLNRYVNGHVLPGTDRAREVVEGIGRDALSTELEARVEFDDEGYVDNSGVVFDQSFLDLVAPIAANAFGFERPDVVLTAATDGITLGAAMASYFDARLAYAKKSKETAVEEFIESRQRLASGIELTYYLPASALSSGQRVLVVDDLIRSGETQELLLDIALQADTEVAGVFALIAVGDEGTGRAKEITDAPVGALTTFE from the coding sequence ATGAACAGAGCAGAGAAGGCCGCCCTCCAGTTGCAGGCGGTCGCCGTCTTGCGGATGCTCAAAGAGACCCGGACCTACGACGAGCTCTCGGAGGTGACGGGCCTGCCTGCGGGCGACCTCAACCGCTACGTCAACGGCCACGTCCTCCCCGGTACCGACCGCGCCCGCGAGGTCGTGGAGGGGATCGGCCGCGACGCGCTCTCGACGGAGCTCGAAGCCCGTGTCGAGTTCGACGACGAGGGCTACGTCGACAACTCCGGCGTCGTCTTCGACCAGTCCTTCCTCGACCTCGTCGCGCCTATCGCAGCCAACGCCTTCGGCTTCGAACGGCCCGACGTGGTGCTGACGGCCGCGACCGACGGCATCACGCTCGGCGCGGCGATGGCGAGCTACTTCGACGCCCGCCTCGCCTACGCCAAGAAGTCCAAGGAGACCGCCGTCGAGGAGTTCATCGAGTCCCGCCAGCGGCTGGCCTCCGGCATCGAGTTGACCTACTATCTCCCCGCGAGCGCGCTTTCGTCGGGCCAGCGCGTCCTCGTCGTCGACGACCTCATCCGGTCGGGCGAGACCCAGGAACTCCTGCTCGACATCGCCTTGCAGGCCGACACCGAGGTCGCTGGCGTCTTCGCGCTCATCGCTGTCGGCGACGAAGGCACGGGTCGCGCCAAGGAGATCACCGACGCGCCGGTCGGCGCGCTGACGACGTTCGAGTAA
- a CDS encoding glutathione S-transferase N-terminal domain-containing protein has protein sequence MATLELYELEGCPYCAKVKNKLAELGLEYESHMVPRSHSERTEVEKVSGQTGVPVLVDEEHGIEGMAESDDIVEYLEETYGSAS, from the coding sequence ATGGCAACCCTCGAACTCTACGAACTGGAAGGCTGTCCGTACTGCGCGAAGGTCAAGAACAAACTCGCAGAGCTGGGTCTCGAATACGAATCCCACATGGTACCGCGTTCGCACTCCGAGCGGACCGAAGTCGAGAAGGTCAGCGGCCAGACGGGCGTCCCCGTCCTCGTCGACGAGGAACACGGGATCGAGGGGATGGCCGAGAGCGACGATATCGTCGAGTATCTCGAAGAGACCTACGGCTCGGCCAGCTAA
- a CDS encoding proline dehydrogenase family protein translates to MIPPIASRFVAGETPASAFEHVRETNESGVKVILNLLGEHYDNRAEADGDTAAYVDLVRDIGSTDLDACISVKPSQIGLDAGDRVFEENFRAIVEAGDRHGVFVWCDMEDYTTTDVTLDAFEELAREFEGGVGLCVQANLKRTKADLERLADVPGKIRLVKGAYDEPKEVAYKQKSKVNEAYREYLEFMFANFEGGIAVGSHDPKMIEYATDLHEEYGTDFEVQMLMGVREDAQRELVEQGYEVWQYAPYGGKWFSYFYRRVRERKENALFALRAVVGV, encoded by the coding sequence ATGATTCCCCCAATCGCCAGCCGATTCGTCGCGGGCGAGACGCCAGCCTCGGCGTTCGAGCACGTCCGCGAGACGAACGAGTCGGGCGTGAAGGTCATCCTCAACCTGCTCGGCGAGCACTACGACAACCGCGCCGAGGCCGACGGCGACACGGCGGCCTACGTCGATCTCGTCCGCGACATCGGGAGCACGGACCTCGACGCCTGCATCTCGGTCAAGCCCTCCCAGATCGGTCTCGACGCTGGCGACCGCGTGTTCGAGGAGAACTTCCGCGCCATCGTCGAGGCGGGCGACCGCCACGGGGTCTTCGTCTGGTGTGACATGGAGGACTACACGACCACGGACGTGACGCTCGACGCCTTCGAGGAGTTGGCTCGGGAGTTCGAGGGCGGCGTCGGTCTCTGCGTGCAGGCGAACCTCAAACGGACGAAGGCGGACCTCGAACGACTCGCCGACGTCCCGGGGAAGATACGGCTGGTCAAGGGCGCGTACGACGAGCCGAAGGAGGTCGCCTACAAGCAGAAGTCGAAGGTCAACGAGGCCTACCGCGAGTATCTGGAGTTCATGTTCGCGAACTTCGAGGGCGGCATCGCGGTCGGCAGCCACGACCCGAAGATGATCGAATACGCTACCGACCTCCACGAGGAGTACGGGACGGACTTCGAGGTTCAGATGCTGATGGGCGTCCGCGAGGACGCCCAACGGGAGTTAGTCGAACAGGGCTACGAAGTGTGGCAGTACGCCCCCTACGGCGGCAAGTGGTTCTCGTACTTCTACCGTCGCGTCCGCGAACGCAAGGAGAACGCGCTGTTCGCGCTCCGCGCGGTCGTCGGCGTCTAA
- the pyrE gene encoding orotate phosphoribosyltransferase gives MANQELIRALRDADAVQFGEFELSHGGTSEYYVDKYLFETDPHCLELIAEAFAERVGDTKLAGVALGAVPIVAVTSVETGNPYVIARKKAKEYGTAKRIEGRLDEGEEVVILEDIATTGQSAVDAAEALREAGAEVNRVIVVVDRQEGAAEHLADHDLELDSLLTASDLLADQ, from the coding sequence ATGGCGAACCAGGAACTCATTCGGGCACTGCGCGACGCCGACGCCGTCCAGTTCGGCGAGTTCGAACTGTCCCACGGCGGTACGAGCGAATACTACGTCGACAAGTATCTCTTCGAGACCGACCCCCACTGTCTCGAACTCATCGCGGAGGCCTTCGCCGAGCGCGTCGGCGACACCAAACTCGCGGGCGTCGCCCTCGGTGCGGTCCCGATCGTGGCCGTCACGTCGGTCGAGACGGGCAATCCCTACGTCATCGCCCGGAAGAAGGCAAAGGAGTACGGCACGGCCAAACGCATCGAAGGCCGACTCGACGAGGGTGAGGAGGTCGTCATCCTCGAAGACATCGCGACGACCGGCCAGAGTGCCGTCGACGCCGCCGAAGCCCTGCGCGAGGCGGGTGCGGAGGTCAACCGCGTCATCGTCGTCGTCGACCGCCAGGAGGGTGCCGCCGAGCATCTCGCCGACCACGACCTGGAACTCGACTCGCTGCTCACGGCCTCGGACCTGCTCGCGGACCAGTAG
- a CDS encoding CDP-2,3-bis-(O-geranylgeranyl)-sn-glycerol synthase codes for MLRSLVLKAFWTMLPAYVPNNVAVLAGGGEPIDGGRTWNGRRLLGDGKTWRGTAVGTLAGVLLALVLDLLRGPLEKRLGVSLPAFSLKSAFALSFGAMLGDIGASFLKRRSGRERGAAFPGLDQLDFVAGSLGLTAALAPAWFRAAFKLPVLVVVVVMTPVLHVVTNVIAYVLGLKDEPW; via the coding sequence ATGTTGCGCTCACTCGTCCTCAAGGCGTTCTGGACGATGCTCCCGGCCTACGTCCCGAACAACGTCGCGGTGCTCGCTGGCGGCGGCGAACCCATCGACGGCGGCCGTACGTGGAACGGCCGACGGCTCCTCGGCGACGGCAAGACCTGGCGCGGGACCGCCGTGGGGACGCTCGCTGGCGTCCTCCTAGCACTCGTCCTCGACCTGCTCCGCGGCCCGCTGGAGAAACGACTCGGCGTGTCGCTCCCCGCGTTCTCGCTCAAGTCCGCGTTCGCCCTGTCGTTCGGCGCGATGCTCGGCGACATCGGTGCCTCGTTCCTCAAACGTCGCAGCGGCCGCGAGCGCGGGGCGGCGTTCCCCGGTCTCGACCAACTGGACTTCGTCGCCGGCTCGCTCGGCCTGACGGCCGCGCTCGCCCCGGCGTGGTTCCGCGCGGCGTTCAAACTGCCCGTGCTCGTGGTCGTCGTCGTGATGACGCCCGTGTTGCACGTCGTGACGAACGTCATCGCGTACGTGCTCGGATTGAAGGACGAACCCTGGTAG
- a CDS encoding branched-chain amino acid transaminase, whose product MGFDDMDVDTIWMDGEFVDWDDAQIHVLTHGLHYGTGVFEGVRCYDTENGPAVFRWEEHLERLYDSTQPYEMEIPFSREELTEATMELIRRQDLESCYIRPIAFYGYDTLGVSPGDCPTQVAIAAWPWGTYLGEDALENGIKVMVSSWRKHSSSQIPTNAKTTGLYVNSMLAGEEARRNGYREAIVLNKEGNVAEGPGENIFLVRDGEIFTPGLSESILDGITRNTVIELAEERGYEVHDNVSISRGELNTADELFFTGSAAEVTPIRQVDNVEIGERGPVTEELQQAFFDLVERRTDDHDEWFTYV is encoded by the coding sequence ATGGGATTTGACGACATGGACGTCGACACCATCTGGATGGACGGTGAGTTCGTGGACTGGGACGACGCGCAGATTCACGTCCTCACGCACGGCCTCCACTACGGGACCGGCGTCTTCGAGGGTGTCCGCTGTTACGACACCGAGAACGGCCCCGCCGTCTTCCGCTGGGAAGAACACCTCGAACGGCTCTACGACTCCACGCAGCCCTACGAGATGGAGATTCCCTTCTCCCGCGAGGAACTCACCGAGGCGACGATGGAACTCATCCGCCGACAGGATCTCGAATCCTGTTACATCCGCCCCATCGCCTTCTACGGCTACGACACGCTCGGCGTGAGTCCCGGCGACTGCCCGACGCAGGTCGCCATCGCCGCCTGGCCCTGGGGCACCTACCTCGGCGAGGACGCCCTGGAGAACGGCATCAAGGTCATGGTCTCCTCGTGGCGCAAGCACTCCTCCAGCCAGATTCCGACCAACGCCAAGACGACCGGTCTCTACGTGAACTCCATGCTCGCAGGCGAGGAAGCCCGCCGCAACGGCTACCGCGAGGCCATCGTCCTCAACAAGGAGGGCAACGTCGCCGAAGGTCCCGGCGAGAACATCTTCCTCGTCCGCGACGGCGAGATCTTCACGCCCGGATTGAGCGAAAGCATCCTCGACGGCATCACGCGCAACACGGTCATCGAACTGGCCGAAGAGCGCGGCTACGAGGTCCACGACAACGTCTCCATCAGCCGCGGCGAACTCAACACCGCCGACGAGCTGTTCTTCACCGGCAGCGCGGCGGAGGTCACGCCCATCCGGCAGGTCGACAACGTCGAAATCGGCGAACGCGGTCCCGTGACCGAGGAACTCCAGCAGGCGTTCTTCGACCTCGTCGAGCGCCGGACGGACGACCACGACGAGTGGTTCACGTACGTCTGA
- the ribB gene encoding 3,4-dihydroxy-2-butanone-4-phosphate synthase: MSGRAGDLADDAVADDAVDRAIRAFRDGQPVLVHDFDDREGETDIVYPAGAVTADAVARLRNDAGGLVCAALSHDAAVAMDLPFLDDTIDHPSAGSHELGYDDRSSFSLPVNHRDTFTGIPDADRALTITELASAAEAALAGDYGPEEFAADFRAPGHVNVLRAAPGLLADRQGHTELGLALAAEAGLPPAVVVCEMLDDETGHALPKAAARDYATRHGFVYVDGDQLVERLR, from the coding sequence ATGAGCGGCCGTGCTGGCGACCTCGCCGACGACGCCGTCGCCGACGACGCCGTCGACCGTGCAATCCGGGCGTTCCGCGACGGCCAGCCCGTCCTCGTCCACGACTTCGACGACCGCGAGGGCGAGACGGACATCGTCTACCCCGCAGGTGCCGTGACGGCCGACGCCGTCGCCCGCCTCCGCAACGACGCGGGCGGTCTCGTCTGCGCCGCGCTCTCGCACGACGCCGCGGTCGCGATGGATCTGCCGTTCCTCGACGACACCATCGACCACCCCAGCGCGGGCAGCCATGAGTTGGGATACGACGACCGCTCGTCGTTTTCGTTACCTGTTAACCACCGCGACACCTTCACCGGCATCCCCGACGCGGACCGCGCGCTGACCATCACCGAACTCGCCTCTGCGGCGGAGGCCGCCCTCGCGGGCGACTACGGTCCCGAGGAGTTCGCCGCCGACTTCCGCGCACCCGGCCACGTCAACGTCCTCCGGGCGGCCCCCGGCCTGCTCGCGGACCGACAGGGCCACACGGAACTCGGCCTCGCGCTGGCGGCCGAAGCCGGACTCCCGCCTGCCGTCGTCGTCTGCGAGATGCTCGACGACGAGACCGGCCACGCGCTGCCGAAGGCCGCCGCCCGCGACTACGCCACCCGCCACGGCTTCGTCTACGTCGACGGCGACCAGCTCGTCGAGCGGCTGCGTTAG
- a CDS encoding DUF502 domain-containing protein: MSTWKRDVASGLVVLVPLIVLAAVVSWLYQRILDLPGMDFGVPPAIPAGYANPFRVLVVLVVFAMLTLGVGYLMRTTIGRLGEGVIDGVINRVPVVRVVYNASKLAVETALSGTEDLQKPVRLEVWNGIRMTAFKTGKKTSDGREVLFMPTAPNITTGFVMEVEPHRIEETNEKVEEALTRILSAGFAETDEGVSIDVTEETGIEDLGRMN; this comes from the coding sequence ATGTCTACGTGGAAACGCGACGTCGCGAGCGGTCTCGTGGTTCTCGTCCCCCTCATCGTCCTCGCGGCCGTCGTCAGTTGGCTCTACCAGCGGATACTGGACCTCCCCGGCATGGACTTCGGCGTTCCGCCTGCGATTCCCGCGGGATACGCCAACCCGTTTCGGGTCCTCGTCGTCCTCGTCGTCTTCGCGATGCTGACGCTGGGCGTGGGCTACCTGATGCGGACGACCATCGGCCGCCTCGGAGAGGGTGTCATCGACGGCGTCATCAACCGCGTCCCGGTCGTCCGCGTCGTCTACAACGCCTCGAAACTCGCCGTCGAGACGGCACTCAGCGGCACCGAAGACCTCCAGAAGCCCGTCCGGCTCGAAGTCTGGAACGGCATCCGGATGACCGCGTTCAAGACGGGGAAGAAGACCTCGGACGGCCGTGAGGTCCTCTTCATGCCCACTGCCCCCAACATCACGACCGGCTTCGTGATGGAGGTCGAACCCCACCGCATCGAGGAGACCAACGAGAAGGTCGAGGAAGCACTCACCCGCATCCTCTCGGCCGGATTCGCCGAGACCGACGAGGGCGTCAGCATCGACGTCACCGAGGAGACGGGCATCGAAGACCTCGGCCGGATGAACTGA
- a CDS encoding NAD-dependent epimerase/dehydratase family protein, giving the protein MSQTATVAVTGGNGQVGRGVIRELNAHGYRTVNVSRGRRSEAVADAYQQADLLDAGEVYGALAACAADAVVHLGMRPRPDDAPGHVTFESNVMTTYHVLEACENLDIDSVAIASSMSALGAGFDPDQVRLDYLPVDETHPVDPRDPYALGKRVLEVTADGVGRRNDGPTTVATVRFPMAMDDEQIEEVLVDGDRSLDAIREAPFHHSAHNTLFAYVHLDDLARLFRLCVEADFDGHETVWAAAADTTVDLPTNELVAEEYPEADVRVEPEGFDEYGSLVDTTKAGELLGWTPEKSWRD; this is encoded by the coding sequence ATGTCTCAAACAGCCACCGTCGCCGTCACCGGCGGCAACGGCCAGGTCGGCCGCGGCGTCATCCGCGAGCTGAACGCACACGGCTACCGCACGGTCAACGTCTCACGCGGCCGCCGCAGCGAAGCCGTCGCCGACGCCTACCAACAGGCGGACCTCCTCGACGCGGGCGAGGTCTACGGCGCGCTCGCAGCCTGTGCCGCCGACGCCGTCGTCCATCTCGGGATGCGGCCCCGCCCTGACGACGCGCCGGGCCACGTCACCTTCGAGAGCAACGTCATGACCACCTACCACGTCCTCGAAGCCTGCGAGAATCTCGATATCGACAGCGTCGCCATCGCCTCCAGCATGAGCGCGCTCGGTGCGGGCTTCGACCCCGACCAGGTGCGCCTCGACTATCTCCCCGTCGACGAGACCCACCCCGTCGACCCGCGGGACCCCTACGCCCTCGGGAAGCGCGTGCTGGAAGTCACCGCCGACGGCGTGGGCAGGAGAAACGACGGGCCGACGACGGTGGCGACGGTCCGGTTCCCGATGGCGATGGACGACGAGCAGATCGAAGAGGTCCTCGTCGACGGCGACCGCTCGCTGGACGCGATTCGAGAGGCACCGTTCCACCACTCGGCGCACAACACGCTGTTCGCGTACGTCCATCTCGACGACCTCGCGCGGCTCTTTCGGCTGTGTGTCGAGGCCGACTTCGACGGCCACGAGACGGTCTGGGCGGCGGCGGCGGACACGACCGTGGACCTCCCGACGAACGAGTTGGTCGCCGAAGAGTATCCCGAGGCCGACGTTCGAGTGGAACCGGAGGGGTTCGACGAGTACGGGAGTCTGGTCGACACGACGAAAGCGGGAGAACTGCTCGGCTGGACGCCCGAAAAGAGCTGGCGCGACTAA
- a CDS encoding NCS2 family permease — MGLTEYFDLDAHNTTVRTEVLAGITTFLTMSYIVVVNPSILAGIPDAKPGIIIDGYSPAQVRSMLAVVTILAAAVATTIMAFYANRPFAQAPGLGLNAFFAFTVVGALGIPWQTALAAVVVEGIIFIALTAVGAREYIIKLFPKPVKFAVGTGIGLFLTIIGLQAMGIVVDDGATLVTMGQVASNPVAILSVFGLFLTFALYARGVKGSIILGIALTTVIGWAVTQFGLVSPDAGLVAGGPGATYDISPLAGAFLSGLGNIEGFAFALVVFTFFFVDFFDTAGTLVGVGQAGNFLDEDGNLPDVDKPLMADAVGTTVGGMLGTSTVTTYIESATGVEEGGRTGLTALVVAVLFLASLALVPLAAAIPLYASHIALVVIGVVMLSNVVDIDWNDITHTVPAGMTILVMPFTYSIAYGIAAGIISYPLVKIAAGEFDDVRPGHLVLAGAFVVYFFVRTSGVLSSAV; from the coding sequence ATGGGCCTTACAGAGTATTTCGACCTCGACGCGCACAACACGACCGTGCGGACCGAGGTACTCGCAGGTATCACCACGTTCCTGACGATGAGTTACATCGTCGTCGTCAACCCGTCTATCCTGGCGGGCATTCCGGACGCGAAACCGGGGATCATCATCGACGGCTACTCACCGGCACAGGTCCGGTCGATGCTCGCCGTCGTCACCATCCTCGCCGCCGCGGTGGCGACGACCATCATGGCATTCTACGCCAACCGGCCGTTCGCGCAAGCACCCGGTCTCGGCCTGAACGCCTTCTTCGCGTTCACCGTCGTCGGCGCGCTCGGCATCCCGTGGCAGACGGCACTCGCCGCCGTCGTCGTGGAGGGAATCATCTTCATCGCGCTCACCGCCGTCGGGGCGCGTGAGTATATCATCAAGCTGTTCCCGAAACCCGTCAAGTTCGCCGTCGGGACCGGTATCGGCCTGTTCTTGACGATCATCGGGCTGCAGGCGATGGGCATCGTCGTCGACGACGGTGCGACGCTCGTCACGATGGGCCAGGTCGCCTCGAACCCCGTCGCCATCCTCTCGGTCTTCGGTCTCTTCCTCACCTTCGCGCTCTACGCCCGCGGTGTCAAAGGCTCGATCATCCTCGGCATCGCGCTCACGACGGTCATCGGCTGGGCCGTCACGCAGTTCGGTCTCGTCTCCCCCGACGCCGGTCTCGTCGCCGGTGGGCCGGGCGCGACCTACGACATCTCGCCGCTCGCGGGCGCGTTCCTCTCCGGGCTCGGCAACATCGAGGGCTTCGCCTTCGCGCTCGTCGTCTTCACGTTCTTCTTCGTCGACTTCTTCGACACCGCGGGCACGCTCGTCGGTGTCGGCCAGGCCGGTAACTTCCTCGACGAGGACGGCAACCTGCCGGACGTCGACAAGCCGCTGATGGCCGACGCCGTCGGCACCACGGTCGGCGGAATGCTCGGCACCTCGACGGTCACGACCTACATCGAGTCGGCGACGGGTGTCGAAGAGGGCGGCCGGACGGGCCTGACGGCGCTCGTCGTCGCCGTGCTCTTCCTCGCCTCGCTCGCGCTCGTCCCGCTCGCGGCGGCGATTCCGCTCTACGCGTCGCACATCGCGCTGGTCGTCATCGGCGTCGTCATGCTCAGCAACGTCGTCGACATCGACTGGAACGACATCACCCACACCGTCCCGGCCGGGATGACCATCCTCGTCATGCCGTTCACCTACTCCATCGCCTACGGTATCGCCGCGGGTATCATCTCCTACCCGCTCGTGAAGATCGCCGCTGGCGAGTTCGACGACGTCCGCCCGGGCCACCTCGTCCTCGCCGGTGCCTTCGTCGTCTACTTCTTCGTCCGGACGAGCGGCGTCCTCTCCAGCGCGGTCTGA
- a CDS encoding DUF120 domain-containing protein: MVETVAATAVGHDELAALKLVALDGGLAGPVKVSCSSLADRLDASSQTASRRLQRLDEAGYVERDIVSDGQWVDITDAGEAALRKEYADYRRVFEEEASVTLTGTVTGGMGEGRHYISLPGYMAQFEERLGYEPFAGTLNVDLTEESVRARAGMSSLDAVPIDGWEDEERTFGPASCYEATVEYDGESYDTAHIIVPERTHHDETQLEIIAPDRLRDALGLDDGDTVSVRVVEVSQ; this comes from the coding sequence ATGGTAGAAACGGTCGCAGCGACCGCCGTCGGCCACGACGAACTCGCTGCACTGAAACTCGTCGCCCTCGACGGTGGGCTCGCCGGACCCGTCAAAGTCTCGTGTTCGAGCCTCGCAGACCGCCTCGACGCCTCCAGTCAGACCGCTTCACGTCGCCTCCAGCGGCTGGACGAGGCGGGCTACGTCGAGCGCGACATCGTCAGCGACGGCCAGTGGGTCGACATCACCGACGCTGGCGAGGCCGCCCTCCGCAAGGAGTACGCCGACTACCGGCGGGTCTTCGAGGAGGAGGCCTCCGTCACCCTGACCGGGACCGTCACCGGCGGCATGGGCGAGGGTCGCCACTACATCTCGCTGCCGGGCTACATGGCGCAGTTCGAAGAGCGTCTCGGCTACGAACCGTTCGCGGGCACGCTCAACGTCGATCTGACCGAGGAGAGCGTCCGCGCCCGTGCCGGGATGTCCTCGCTCGACGCCGTCCCCATCGACGGCTGGGAGGACGAGGAGCGCACCTTCGGTCCCGCCTCCTGCTACGAGGCGACCGTCGAGTACGACGGTGAGTCCTACGACACGGCCCACATCATCGTCCCCGAACGGACCCACCACGACGAGACCCAACTAGAGATCATCGCCCCGGACCGCCTGCGCGACGCGCTCGGTCTCGACGATGGCGACACCGTCTCCGTCCGCGTCGTGGAGGTCTCACAATGA
- a CDS encoding transcriptional regulator, protein MSRAALVDNLSAMLHDAGFAVSDRCAIRPKSFDLAARRDDDLILVKILGNIDAFDGATGAEMRRLGTYLDATPMVIGLRTRDEDLKPGVVYFRHGVPVLNPDTAMDMFVEEVPPLIYAAPGGLYVNIDGSIIADEREERGWSLGRLATELGVSRRTVSKYEDGMNASVEVAIQLEELFGRPFSSPVNVMEGAEEVRDAEPTPADPQVDPDDEHVLSVLTRAGFTVHPTARAPFKAVSEDSNREGNVLTGHSAFTRSAEKRARIMSSLGEVTRTRSVYFTEEQSKRESVEGTAIVSCEELAGIDDPDVIRDLIRERASDPVEG, encoded by the coding sequence ATGTCTCGGGCAGCACTGGTCGACAATCTCAGTGCGATGTTGCACGACGCGGGGTTCGCCGTGAGCGACCGCTGTGCGATTCGGCCGAAGAGTTTCGACCTCGCCGCCCGCAGAGACGACGACCTCATCCTCGTCAAGATTCTGGGGAACATCGACGCGTTCGACGGTGCGACCGGCGCGGAGATGCGCCGACTCGGCACCTACCTGGACGCGACGCCGATGGTTATCGGTCTGCGGACCCGCGACGAGGATCTCAAGCCCGGCGTGGTCTACTTCCGTCACGGTGTTCCCGTTCTGAACCCCGACACCGCGATGGACATGTTCGTCGAAGAGGTCCCGCCGCTCATCTACGCCGCACCCGGCGGTCTCTACGTCAACATCGACGGCAGCATCATCGCCGACGAGCGCGAGGAGCGCGGCTGGAGTCTCGGTCGACTCGCCACCGAACTCGGCGTCTCGCGGCGGACCGTCTCGAAGTACGAAGACGGCATGAACGCGAGCGTCGAAGTCGCCATCCAGCTCGAAGAGCTGTTCGGGCGGCCCTTCAGTAGCCCCGTCAACGTGATGGAGGGTGCGGAGGAGGTTCGGGACGCCGAGCCGACGCCCGCGGACCCACAGGTCGACCCCGACGACGAGCACGTCCTGTCGGTACTGACTCGCGCGGGCTTCACCGTCCATCCGACGGCACGCGCGCCGTTCAAGGCCGTCAGTGAGGACAGCAACCGCGAGGGCAACGTGCTCACCGGCCACTCGGCGTTCACCCGCAGTGCCGAGAAGCGCGCCCGCATCATGTCCTCGCTCGGCGAGGTCACGCGGACGCGGTCGGTCTACTTCACCGAGGAGCAGTCCAAACGTGAATCGGTCGAGGGGACCGCCATCGTCAGCTGTGAGGAACTCGCGGGTATCGACGACCCTGACGTCATTCGCGACCTGATCCGCGAGCGGGCGAGCGACCCCGTCGAAGGGTAG